CGATGATCGAAGGCTCGCGATACCACCAGATCGGGAAGCCGATCAAGACGGCGTCGTAAGAGGAAAGATCGGTTCTTACTCCGATCTCGGGGCGCGCGGAACGATCCGCCATTTCGACGCTGCTTCGGGAATTCTTATTCATCCAATTCAAATCCGCTTTCGAGTAAGGGATCTTCGGAGCAATCTCGAAAAGATCCGCGCCGATTGCGTCCGATAGGTTTTCCGCAACGCGTTTCGTTACTCCGCTTGCGCTGAAATAGGCCACTAAAATTTTACGCATACGCTCTCTCCTTTTCTTCGTTTTCGCGCCTTATTATAGCATAAATCGATCCGAATTTCAATCCCCCTCGCCGCGTAAAAAAAACGCGCGACA
Above is a window of Clostridia bacterium DNA encoding:
- a CDS encoding flavodoxin (An electron-transfer protein; flavodoxin binds one FMN molecule, which serves as a redox-active prosthetic group), coding for MRKILVAYFSASGVTKRVAENLSDAIGADLFEIAPKIPYSKADLNWMNKNSRSSVEMADRSARPEIGVRTDLSSYDAVLIGFPIWWYREPSII